The bacterium genomic sequence GAAGCCTAACTCCTCAGTTGAGCCAACGAATGTTGACACGCATCGAAGAAATGAGCGTTGGGTTGAAAGGCGATGTCAAGCGCCTGACTGGTTTTACTCACGAATACCGCTTGCGGGTAGGGGACTACCGGGTATTATTTGAACTGGCAGGGAAAACGATCATCGTTTACCGTATCCGGCATAGACGCGAAGTTTATCGTTAAAGGAGGTTACCATGAATACT encodes the following:
- a CDS encoding type II toxin-antitoxin system RelE/ParE family toxin, producing the protein MQYNVQFKPQAVKDIRSLTPQLSQRMLTRIEEMSVGLKGDVKRLTGFTHEYRLRVGDYRVLFELAGKTIIVYRIRHRREVYR